One Candidatus Binatia bacterium genomic region harbors:
- a CDS encoding sulfotransferase produces MQMHFSFHFYGKMLRLAWQETDRARTLARLAVFLVIPIAAIVHATCYLLDNLSPKLRRTEVRKPIFIIGHARSGTTLLHRLMLADEGRYAFFRAWEMAFPSLLEKKCIRALGRFDRAMLGSFLEKKLRATEDSKLAKTRDVHDTGLFAPEEDDFCQTFSCTSGFWIVLFPYMDKLDFYYWDRWPTRRRRRAMRGYHNSLKRQMALGSEKQILLSKNPTFNGRVESLLEEFPDARFVVCMRDPRESIPSLLKMLKQTWKSLGWGEERIEASIEKLIEQSLHSYRHPREVLSGRPNTAWCEVDYRELTSDPKTAVEKIYSNLDLEMSDSLQQALEQAGARRGSHKTGHTYDLEEFGLDGETIERALPELFRDYGWNLAGAVPAQPEPEDL; encoded by the coding sequence ATGCAGATGCACTTCAGCTTCCACTTCTATGGCAAAATGCTTCGACTCGCCTGGCAGGAGACCGATCGGGCCCGAACGCTGGCTCGCCTCGCCGTCTTTCTCGTCATTCCGATCGCAGCCATCGTCCATGCAACCTGCTACCTGCTCGACAACTTGAGCCCGAAGCTCCGCCGGACCGAGGTTCGGAAGCCGATCTTCATCATTGGCCACGCCCGCAGCGGCACCACCCTCCTGCATCGACTGATGTTGGCCGACGAGGGGCGCTATGCGTTTTTCCGAGCGTGGGAAATGGCCTTTCCCTCGCTGCTGGAAAAAAAGTGCATCCGCGCTCTGGGCCGGTTCGACCGGGCTATGCTGGGCTCCTTTCTCGAGAAGAAACTGCGCGCCACCGAAGACAGCAAGCTCGCAAAAACTCGCGACGTTCACGATACAGGCCTCTTCGCGCCGGAAGAGGATGACTTCTGCCAGACCTTCTCCTGCACCTCGGGGTTCTGGATCGTGCTCTTCCCCTATATGGACAAGCTCGACTTTTATTATTGGGACCGCTGGCCCACCCGCCGAAGGCGGCGCGCGATGCGTGGCTATCATAACTCCCTGAAACGCCAGATGGCCCTCGGAAGCGAGAAGCAAATTCTTCTGAGCAAAAACCCGACGTTCAACGGGCGGGTGGAGAGCCTGCTCGAGGAATTTCCGGATGCGCGCTTCGTGGTCTGCATGCGAGATCCACGGGAATCGATTCCCAGCTTGCTCAAAATGCTCAAGCAAACTTGGAAAAGCCTCGGCTGGGGCGAAGAACGGATAGAGGCCTCGATCGAGAAATTGATCGAACAGAGCCTCCATAGCTACCGACATCCGCGCGAAGTCCTCTCAGGCCGTCCGAATACAGCCTGGTGTGAAGTCGATTACCGGGAACTCACGTCGGACCCCAAGACGGCCGTCGAGAAGATCTACTCCAACCTCGACCTCGAGATGAGTGACTCGCTGCAGCAGGCACTCGAGCAGGCTGGTGCACGCAGAGGCAGCCACAAGACAGGACATACCTATGACCTCGAGGAGTTCGGTCTGGATGGAGAAACCATCGAGCGGGCCCTGCCGGAGCTCTTTCGAGACTACGGCTGGAATCTGGCGGGGGCCGTCCCTGCTCAGCCCGAGCCTGAAGATCTATAA
- a CDS encoding shikimate kinase, translating to MGLPTKPQAKNLALIGGRGCGKSSVARRILGKEKRFTLWSLDALIRYEAGGLPIPEIVAARGWHEFREIETAVVHRVTQFTEWQLIDCGGGVVVDLDSEGQEIFSASKVEALRKDSVVLYLQRDVGFLEQKIRGDQNRPDLSEEKSFSQIMQRRDPWYREAAHDVIDARDLRKHQIAGAVLEKYYAATGILPPGHPDAN from the coding sequence ATGGGCCTCCCCACAAAACCTCAGGCGAAGAATCTAGCTCTGATCGGCGGTCGCGGCTGCGGCAAGAGTTCGGTCGCCCGAAGAATTCTGGGCAAGGAAAAACGCTTCACTCTATGGTCTCTCGATGCCCTCATCCGGTATGAGGCTGGCGGACTGCCCATTCCGGAGATTGTAGCTGCTCGCGGATGGCATGAGTTTCGGGAAATCGAAACGGCGGTCGTACATCGCGTCACGCAATTTACCGAATGGCAGCTGATCGATTGCGGAGGCGGAGTGGTCGTCGACCTCGACAGCGAAGGGCAGGAGATCTTCTCTGCCAGCAAAGTCGAGGCACTGCGAAAAGATTCGGTGGTTCTCTACCTGCAGCGCGACGTTGGGTTCCTCGAACAAAAAATACGAGGCGATCAAAATCGACCAGACCTTTCGGAAGAAAAATCCTTCAGTCAGATCATGCAACGGCGGGATCCCTGGTATCGCGAGGCCGCTCACGACGTGATCGACGCGCGCGACCTCCGCAAGCACCAGATCGCAGGTGCCGTTTTGGAGAAATACTACGCAGCCACGGGCATCCTGCCCCCCGGGCATCCCGACGCCAACTAG
- a CDS encoding acyl-CoA synthetase, producing MHLYQWTEKNPEQAALIFAERDLEISYGELEAASNRVAHALRSWGLGPGDGVSVVLKNEPAFFELYWGAMRAGCYFTPINWHLAADEVRYIVENSDAKAFFASADLGGLVQSLGDASGDLRARVAVGGKIDGFLGYEETMQAMPTEPIADGCEGANMLYSSGTTGRPKGVRPPLPATPLGEGPGAALAFGFQMLFGLQEGDRYLCPGPLYHAAPLQFSTLQHRIGGTVVVMEKFDAENALRFLEKYHVTTSQWVPTHFSRMLALSDEVRARYSQPDLRVAIHAAAPCPVPVKQRMIDWWGPKILEYYAGTEGGGTLIQSEDWLTHQGSVGRHWSGGTVHILDENYQPILEPDVDGMVYFDAPEDPKSRFRYHKDEEKTAESYHESRFTLGDIGHLDAEGFLYLTDRKSHMIISGGVNIYPQETENCLSDHPAVADVAVIGVPHEDMGEEVKAVVQLRDGFEPGEELAEEMIGWVRERIARYKAPRSISFVAQLPRQENGKIYKRLLRDQFGSAS from the coding sequence GTGCATCTCTACCAATGGACCGAAAAAAACCCGGAACAAGCAGCGCTGATTTTCGCCGAGCGCGATCTGGAGATTTCCTATGGGGAACTCGAGGCCGCCTCGAATCGCGTGGCGCACGCCCTGCGCTCGTGGGGACTTGGTCCCGGGGACGGTGTTTCTGTTGTCCTGAAAAATGAACCGGCTTTTTTCGAACTCTATTGGGGTGCGATGCGGGCGGGCTGTTATTTCACGCCCATCAACTGGCATCTGGCAGCGGACGAGGTTCGTTATATCGTCGAGAATTCTGATGCGAAGGCATTTTTCGCCTCGGCGGACCTCGGGGGTCTTGTACAGTCGCTCGGGGATGCGTCGGGGGACCTTCGCGCGCGTGTCGCTGTCGGTGGCAAGATCGATGGGTTTCTAGGCTATGAAGAGACCATGCAGGCGATGCCGACCGAGCCTATTGCGGACGGTTGCGAGGGCGCGAATATGCTCTACTCCTCGGGAACGACGGGACGTCCCAAGGGGGTACGACCCCCATTGCCGGCAACACCTCTGGGCGAAGGCCCCGGAGCCGCGCTGGCTTTCGGGTTCCAGATGCTCTTCGGGCTTCAGGAAGGCGATCGTTATCTGTGTCCGGGGCCGCTCTACCACGCAGCGCCTCTTCAATTTTCGACTTTGCAGCATCGAATTGGCGGCACGGTTGTGGTGATGGAAAAGTTCGATGCGGAGAATGCACTCCGCTTTCTCGAAAAATATCATGTGACCACGAGCCAATGGGTGCCGACGCATTTCAGTCGGATGCTGGCTTTGTCCGACGAGGTTAGAGCTCGCTACAGCCAGCCTGATTTGCGCGTAGCGATTCATGCCGCGGCTCCCTGCCCGGTGCCGGTAAAGCAGAGGATGATCGATTGGTGGGGTCCGAAAATTCTCGAATATTATGCAGGGACCGAGGGTGGTGGCACCCTGATCCAGTCTGAGGATTGGTTGACCCATCAAGGTTCGGTGGGACGCCATTGGTCTGGTGGTACCGTGCATATTCTCGATGAGAACTACCAGCCGATTCTCGAGCCCGATGTGGATGGGATGGTTTATTTTGACGCCCCTGAGGATCCCAAATCACGCTTTCGCTATCATAAGGATGAGGAGAAAACGGCCGAGAGCTATCACGAGAGCCGGTTTACGCTTGGGGATATCGGGCACCTCGATGCCGAGGGCTTCCTGTATCTGACCGATCGCAAATCTCATATGATCATCTCGGGAGGCGTGAATATCTATCCCCAAGAAACCGAGAATTGCCTGAGCGACCACCCGGCGGTGGCAGATGTCGCTGTTATCGGCGTCCCGCATGAGGATATGGGGGAAGAGGTGAAAGCGGTGGTACAGTTGCGGGATGGTTTTGAACCCGGTGAGGAACTGGCCGAAGAAATGATCGGATGGGTGCGCGAGAGGATCGCTCGCTACAAGGCCCCGCGATCGATTTCATTTGTTGCCCAGCTGCCGCGTCAGGAGAACGGCAAGATCTACAAGCGATTGCTGCGGGATCAGTTCGGGTCCGCCAGTTGA
- a CDS encoding oxygenase MpaB family protein, which yields MSQQTAKSARTRGRLSWEAPLARIVQSRSGPLPDLSTPPGESGLVEPDSVSWRVFKNPVSLFIGGVSAVLLELAEPRVRSGVWDFTSFRTDPMARMQRTGAAAMLTVYGARSMAEKRIAGVRRMHDGVAGITPDGIAYQANDPHLLNWVHATAAFGFLEAYDQFVRPVSPQDRDRYWAEGQIAAGLYGADAPPVSQAEWENRLAGMLPELEPSAIVFDFLAILQAAPIFPRLFRPCQHSMIRAAVTMTPSAVRDRLGLDATWDLSPRERRWICRGGLWSDRVFLTSSPPAQACLRMGLPANYLYRSAV from the coding sequence ATGAGCCAGCAGACGGCCAAATCCGCTCGGACGCGCGGACGACTTTCCTGGGAAGCCCCATTGGCGAGGATTGTGCAAAGTCGCAGTGGTCCTCTGCCGGACCTGTCCACTCCTCCCGGAGAGAGTGGATTGGTGGAACCCGACTCGGTTTCATGGCGTGTGTTCAAGAACCCCGTTAGCCTTTTTATCGGTGGGGTTTCTGCGGTCCTCCTCGAGTTGGCCGAGCCCCGAGTCCGCTCGGGGGTCTGGGACTTCACCAGTTTTCGCACCGACCCGATGGCGCGGATGCAGAGGACCGGTGCTGCGGCGATGCTCACGGTGTACGGCGCCCGGAGCATGGCCGAGAAGCGGATCGCCGGAGTCCGGCGGATGCACGACGGGGTCGCGGGGATCACCCCCGATGGAATCGCCTACCAGGCGAATGATCCTCATTTGCTGAATTGGGTCCATGCAACCGCGGCCTTTGGGTTTCTCGAGGCTTATGATCAGTTCGTCAGGCCCGTTTCTCCGCAGGATCGCGATCGCTATTGGGCGGAAGGGCAAATCGCGGCCGGGCTGTACGGCGCGGATGCTCCTCCGGTCTCGCAGGCCGAATGGGAGAATCGCCTTGCCGGGATGCTTCCGGAGTTGGAGCCATCAGCGATTGTTTTCGATTTTCTGGCGATCCTTCAGGCGGCACCCATTTTCCCTCGCCTTTTTCGACCGTGTCAGCATTCGATGATTCGTGCCGCGGTGACCATGACGCCGTCGGCGGTGCGCGATCGTTTGGGTCTGGATGCAACGTGGGATCTTTCGCCCCGGGAACGTCGTTGGATCTGTCGGGGTGGTCTTTGGAGTGATCGGGTATTTCTGACCTCCTCGCCCCCGGCGCAAGCCTGCCTGCGGATGGGGTTGCCTGCCAATTATCTATACCGCTCGGCGGTATAG
- a CDS encoding TetR/AcrR family transcriptional regulator, translating to MPKIIDTASRRADFAAAAARTLGRHGLARMTLREVAREAGYSAGLIRHYFENQSDLLVEACRWVHRRQAGRFLVAVGTGGGISTLERALGALLPLDEERALDWQIRLALPRQGETADDLIAIEESSQSALIAQIEKLLARARKLGELRSSLIPRDQAIVLAGLVTGLATSHHFAPDLFPQNSLRAALRQYLGQIAIGPDTTDPSEQDH from the coding sequence TTGCCCAAAATCATCGACACAGCCAGCCGCCGAGCCGATTTCGCAGCGGCCGCCGCGCGCACATTGGGGCGCCATGGGCTCGCCCGGATGACGCTGCGCGAGGTGGCTCGTGAGGCTGGCTACTCCGCGGGTCTGATTCGGCATTATTTCGAGAACCAGAGCGATCTCCTCGTCGAGGCCTGCCGCTGGGTGCACCGACGGCAGGCGGGACGCTTTCTGGTCGCCGTCGGGACAGGTGGCGGTATCAGCACCCTCGAGCGTGCCCTCGGCGCCCTTTTACCTCTCGATGAAGAGAGGGCTCTGGATTGGCAGATCCGGTTGGCTCTTCCCCGCCAGGGCGAGACCGCCGATGACCTAATCGCCATCGAGGAGAGCTCGCAGAGTGCTCTGATCGCCCAGATCGAGAAGCTCCTCGCCCGCGCCCGCAAACTCGGCGAATTGCGGTCGAGCCTGATCCCGAGGGATCAGGCGATCGTTCTCGCCGGGCTGGTGACCGGGCTCGCGACCAGTCATCATTTCGCACCGGACCTGTTCCCGCAAAATTCGCTGCGAGCCGCCCTCCGTCAATATTTGGGCCAAATTGCCATCGGACCCGATACGACCGATCCTTCCGAGCAAGATCACTGA
- the galK gene encoding galactokinase, with product MSIVAKFRERFAAPAGVWRAPGRVNLIGEHTDYTGGLVLPIALPWETQVAAAARADGTLRVFAEAYQETVEFSLSTMPEQRQGHWSDYVLGVAHQLRRRKMLSTGADLLIESTLPPGAGLSSSAALEVAVASALLSLSEETLSNLELAKLCQEAEAGFVGTACGIMDMFVSITARERHATLIDCQQLTSRFVPLPEDLTILVVDTGVRHQLASGEYNQRRASCEEGLRRLRAEGLALVALADLPLADLERHEAVLGTLLYRRLRHVVSENARVRATVAALEAGNLDALRPLFAQSQASLRDDYEVSCPELDLLCEIATNQPGVLGARMTGGGFGGSVVVLTRSPGGLGDAILKAYRESAGLPGSVLEVVASPGASRLPLTAKN from the coding sequence ATGTCGATCGTCGCCAAATTCCGCGAACGGTTTGCCGCTCCGGCCGGGGTCTGGCGCGCCCCCGGCCGGGTCAATTTGATAGGCGAACACACGGACTATACCGGCGGCCTGGTCCTGCCGATCGCCTTGCCCTGGGAGACTCAGGTGGCGGCCGCCGCGCGTGCGGATGGGACTCTTCGCGTTTTTGCCGAGGCTTATCAGGAGACCGTCGAGTTCTCGCTGTCCACCATGCCCGAGCAACGGCAGGGACATTGGAGCGACTATGTGCTGGGTGTGGCCCACCAATTGCGCCGGCGCAAGATGCTTTCGACAGGCGCTGATTTATTGATTGAGAGCACGCTTCCGCCCGGTGCAGGGCTTTCCTCCTCCGCAGCACTTGAAGTCGCTGTCGCGTCCGCACTGCTGAGCTTATCGGAGGAGACGCTCTCGAACCTCGAATTGGCCAAGCTCTGTCAGGAGGCGGAGGCCGGTTTCGTCGGCACAGCATGTGGGATCATGGATATGTTCGTGTCCATCACCGCGCGCGAAAGGCATGCCACGCTGATCGATTGCCAGCAGTTGACCTCACGGTTTGTGCCCTTGCCGGAGGATTTGACGATTCTGGTCGTGGACACCGGGGTCCGCCATCAGTTGGCTTCTGGTGAATATAACCAGCGCCGCGCTTCTTGCGAGGAAGGCCTCCGGCGCCTGCGGGCCGAGGGTCTGGCCCTTGTGGCGTTGGCGGATCTTCCGCTTGCTGACCTCGAGCGTCATGAGGCGGTTCTGGGAACGTTGCTCTATCGTCGTCTTCGACACGTGGTGTCGGAGAATGCACGAGTGCGAGCCACAGTAGCGGCGCTCGAAGCGGGGAACCTCGACGCGCTGCGACCATTATTTGCCCAGTCGCAGGCGAGCCTTCGCGACGATTATGAGGTGAGTTGCCCCGAGTTGGACCTCCTCTGCGAAATTGCGACCAATCAACCCGGAGTTTTAGGGGCGCGCATGACAGGTGGTGGCTTTGGCGGATCGGTGGTGGTCCTTACACGTTCTCCGGGGGGCCTGGGGGACGCCATTCTCAAAGCCTATAGAGAGTCGGCAGGCCTTCCCGGATCTGTTCTCGAAGTTGTCGCCTCCCCGGGCGCCAGTCGATTGCCACTCACGGCAAAAAACTGA
- a CDS encoding TIGR03564 family F420-dependent LLM class oxidoreductase → MKIGIGIGELSGKPVDLSQAIEQARQAEADGFASAWAPNIFGLDGITVCALAGQVTERIELGTAVVPSYPRHPTTMAQQALTANAACQGRFTLGIGLSHPIVVEQILGMSYDKPFSHMREYVEAIGPLLRGDVLAHQGEEFRIQAQLGFPGSQPTSLMIAALAPRMLGLAGAQTDGTITWMTGVKTIREHVVPKINQAAEKSGRPAPRTVCGLPIAVCDDVDRARAIAAKLFVVYGTLPSYKAMLDLEGVDSPGGVALVGNEESLREQLGSLAEAGATDFLAAPFPADEDSQASMARTREFLKSLL, encoded by the coding sequence ATGAAAATTGGTATCGGTATTGGAGAGCTTTCGGGGAAACCCGTTGACTTGTCGCAGGCAATTGAACAGGCCCGACAGGCCGAAGCTGATGGCTTCGCCTCGGCTTGGGCGCCGAATATCTTCGGGCTCGACGGGATCACCGTCTGTGCGCTCGCGGGGCAGGTCACCGAGCGTATCGAGTTGGGAACGGCGGTGGTGCCCTCCTATCCAAGGCACCCGACGACGATGGCGCAGCAGGCACTGACAGCCAACGCGGCCTGCCAGGGACGTTTCACTCTCGGGATCGGACTTTCCCATCCGATCGTGGTCGAGCAGATACTCGGAATGTCCTACGACAAACCGTTCAGCCATATGCGTGAGTACGTCGAGGCGATCGGGCCTCTCCTTCGCGGGGACGTTCTGGCCCACCAGGGGGAAGAGTTTCGCATTCAGGCACAACTGGGATTCCCCGGGAGTCAGCCGACCTCCCTGATGATTGCGGCACTGGCGCCCCGGATGCTGGGCCTGGCGGGTGCGCAAACCGATGGCACCATCACATGGATGACCGGTGTCAAAACGATTCGAGAACATGTGGTGCCGAAGATCAATCAGGCCGCGGAAAAGTCGGGTCGGCCGGCGCCGAGGACCGTTTGTGGCCTGCCGATCGCGGTGTGCGATGACGTGGATCGAGCGCGGGCCATCGCGGCAAAACTGTTTGTGGTCTACGGCACATTGCCCTCCTACAAGGCAATGCTGGACCTCGAGGGTGTGGACAGCCCGGGGGGCGTTGCCCTGGTCGGGAACGAGGAGTCGCTGCGAGAGCAGTTGGGTTCGTTGGCCGAGGCCGGCGCTACGGATTTTCTGGCGGCACCCTTCCCGGCGGATGAGGATAGCCAGGCGTCGATGGCGCGGACCCGGGAGTTTTTGAAGAGCCTTCTCTAG
- a CDS encoding YciI family protein — MPIFVMRGLDGPEGLARRPAVRPSHLEHLRELERLAKIMFAGPIFAEDGSTPIGSIVIFESDDLTTAQSFCARDPYVLEGVFGQWDVNAAMQVFPEN; from the coding sequence ATGCCTATCTTCGTCATGCGCGGCCTCGACGGCCCTGAGGGCCTTGCGCGTCGGCCCGCGGTTCGTCCATCACACCTCGAACATTTGCGGGAGCTCGAAAGGTTGGCGAAAATCATGTTCGCCGGCCCGATTTTTGCCGAGGATGGCTCGACGCCGATTGGTTCGATCGTGATTTTCGAGTCCGATGATCTGACCACCGCGCAATCTTTTTGCGCCCGAGACCCCTATGTACTGGAAGGTGTCTTCGGTCAGTGGGATGTGAACGCTGCGATGCAGGTTTTTCCGGAGAACTAG
- a CDS encoding Gfo/Idh/MocA family oxidoreductase, which yields MVNPIGIGVLGLGKHGERYVGHLERDLPGLRVVAVSRRDDRQGRSRAASLDAHYHADVWGLAADRAVDAVVSVVPPALHPEVVRACAAEGKPLLLEKPFAIHAEDAASMAGQIQDAGIPVMVAQTLRFSSAARRARDWLGEVGSLHQIILGQSFEPSRLSWLDDPEISGGGNILHTGIHEFDLARYLTGAEVLEVHCMAGRVATEKTEDSFVASLFMGDASGCRILGSVTASRGTRSRYGEIRLIGSRGQIFCDHALHRAMLLQEGRVVAEEVLPDIPTVREALAAFEKVVRGTEPPPITVEDGLQAVGIADACYQSLRSGRRVTLPQDQENTNAYLRHARPRRP from the coding sequence ATGGTCAATCCGATCGGAATCGGGGTTCTGGGGCTCGGCAAGCATGGGGAGCGTTATGTCGGTCATCTCGAACGGGATTTGCCGGGATTACGGGTCGTCGCCGTTTCTCGACGCGACGACCGTCAGGGAAGATCGCGAGCTGCCAGTCTGGACGCCCACTATCACGCGGATGTCTGGGGGTTGGCTGCGGACCGGGCGGTAGATGCCGTAGTTTCGGTAGTTCCCCCCGCGTTGCACCCTGAGGTCGTCCGAGCCTGCGCGGCCGAAGGAAAGCCGCTCCTTCTCGAAAAACCCTTTGCCATACATGCCGAAGATGCGGCCTCGATGGCCGGGCAGATTCAGGATGCCGGAATCCCCGTGATGGTCGCCCAGACGCTGCGGTTCTCGTCGGCCGCCCGGCGGGCCCGCGATTGGTTGGGCGAGGTTGGATCTCTGCATCAGATCATTTTGGGCCAGAGCTTCGAGCCCTCCCGCCTGAGCTGGCTGGATGACCCCGAAATTTCCGGTGGTGGAAATATTCTTCATACCGGCATCCATGAATTTGACCTGGCACGGTACCTCACCGGAGCGGAGGTTCTTGAGGTCCACTGTATGGCCGGACGTGTGGCGACGGAGAAAACTGAGGACAGCTTTGTGGCTTCTCTCTTCATGGGGGACGCTTCCGGTTGTCGGATTCTCGGGTCCGTGACCGCCTCTCGCGGCACGCGGAGTCGTTACGGTGAAATCCGCCTGATCGGTTCGCGGGGGCAAATCTTCTGTGACCATGCCCTGCATCGGGCAATGTTGCTGCAGGAGGGCCGGGTGGTTGCCGAGGAGGTCCTGCCGGACATTCCGACCGTCCGAGAAGCTCTGGCCGCTTTCGAGAAAGTGGTTCGCGGGACGGAGCCGCCGCCGATTACGGTCGAGGATGGTTTACAGGCGGTAGGAATCGCAGATGCATGTTATCAATCTTTGCGAAGCGGTCGTCGAGTGACGTTACCGCAGGATCAGGAGAATACGAATGCCTATCTTCGTCATGCGCGGCCTCGACGGCCCTGA
- a CDS encoding DsbA family protein yields MSLKRNLQNIFVRTITSDRTRDRRRSLARLRGKISGKARCVEYFHQVDDPYSHLACQVLGEFLRRYTVELKIHLVDAPSDNAAADRDRLIPYARMDAAAIAPALGLSFTDLGEQPSPENHRRASEILAANLAPGRFSEIAPRVGAALWADDSDEILNLANEFATASEEEMLADRKAGTRRRQKLGHYNGATFYFEGEWYWGVDRLHYLEERLRDEGLRSESDAGPIIPPREISGESIEAPDASIVLEYFPSLRSPYSAISTERTYALAQQLPVKLVLKPVLPMVMRGLPVPLSKQLYIMRDTKREATRQGLPFGDIFDPVGEPVERAFSLYPFAKSQGRAAEYLASFMTNSFARGVDTGTNEGLRQVVIEAGLSWEEALPHLSHPGWEKELEANREEMLAAGIWGVPSYRIRSEGEPDFAIWGQDRLWLVEEEIRRRLQRPRSD; encoded by the coding sequence ATGTCGCTGAAAAGAAACCTGCAGAATATATTCGTGCGTACGATCACCTCGGACCGCACGCGCGATCGACGAAGATCCCTCGCACGCCTTCGCGGAAAAATCTCCGGCAAAGCACGTTGCGTGGAATATTTTCATCAGGTCGATGATCCCTATTCCCACCTCGCATGTCAGGTTCTCGGCGAATTCCTCCGCCGCTACACGGTCGAATTAAAAATTCACCTCGTCGACGCCCCTTCCGACAATGCCGCTGCCGATCGAGATCGGTTGATTCCGTACGCGCGAATGGATGCGGCCGCCATCGCCCCCGCTCTCGGGTTGTCCTTTACGGACCTCGGCGAACAGCCCTCCCCGGAAAACCATCGTCGCGCGAGCGAAATTCTCGCAGCAAACCTTGCGCCCGGTCGATTCAGCGAAATCGCGCCCCGCGTGGGTGCGGCTCTCTGGGCCGACGACAGCGACGAGATCCTCAATCTCGCCAACGAATTCGCCACAGCGAGCGAAGAGGAGATGCTCGCCGACCGGAAGGCAGGAACCAGGCGTCGCCAAAAACTGGGCCACTATAATGGTGCCACCTTCTACTTCGAGGGGGAATGGTACTGGGGAGTCGATCGTCTGCATTATCTGGAGGAACGGCTTCGCGACGAAGGCCTCCGCTCCGAGTCCGACGCCGGACCCATTATCCCACCACGAGAAATCAGCGGCGAATCCATCGAGGCGCCCGATGCTTCCATCGTCCTGGAATATTTCCCGTCTCTCCGAAGCCCCTATTCCGCAATCAGCACCGAGCGCACCTACGCATTGGCACAACAACTTCCTGTGAAACTCGTTCTCAAGCCCGTCCTGCCGATGGTCATGCGTGGCCTGCCCGTCCCCTTGAGCAAGCAACTCTACATCATGCGCGATACCAAGCGGGAAGCCACCCGACAGGGACTTCCCTTCGGCGATATCTTCGATCCAGTCGGCGAACCTGTCGAGCGTGCCTTTTCGCTCTACCCGTTCGCCAAGTCTCAGGGGCGAGCGGCCGAGTACCTGGCATCTTTCATGACCAACTCATTCGCCCGAGGGGTCGATACAGGCACCAACGAAGGATTACGCCAGGTAGTGATAGAAGCCGGCCTCTCCTGGGAAGAAGCTCTCCCTCACCTGAGCCATCCCGGTTGGGAGAAGGAACTGGAGGCGAATCGCGAGGAGATGCTTGCCGCCGGTATCTGGGGGGTACCCAGCTACCGCATCCGAAGCGAAGGCGAGCCGGACTTTGCAATCTGGGGTCAGGATCGACTCTGGTTGGTCGAGGAGGAAATCCGTCGACGACTCCAGCGACCTCGCTCCGACTGA
- a CDS encoding PadR family transcriptional regulator → MSIKYAILALIVEKPQHGYAVRNAFEARLSDVREIGYGQVYQVLASLEKDGFVRGVSTSAGIRRIVYTATRRGRAALRAWLFGSGLERRGFQDDVFLRLLFARPEEVEGMIRFLAGQILQVKEDLKILRSQQSELLPASEPDIRMRCVYIEAEVLHREADLAALGLAVQEINILWPQTGRRRVQAAKVPPSREIVPEPPEQVLTGRKQASMSGVRPWKSHFG, encoded by the coding sequence ATGTCCATCAAATACGCGATCCTGGCGTTGATTGTAGAGAAGCCCCAGCACGGCTACGCGGTGCGCAACGCGTTTGAAGCTCGATTGTCGGATGTCCGCGAAATTGGCTACGGGCAGGTCTATCAAGTTCTTGCCAGCCTGGAGAAGGACGGATTTGTGCGGGGGGTCAGTACCTCCGCAGGGATTCGCCGCATCGTCTACACGGCGACTCGGCGCGGACGGGCCGCACTGCGTGCATGGCTGTTTGGCTCGGGGTTGGAGCGTCGTGGTTTTCAGGACGACGTCTTCCTGCGACTTCTATTTGCGAGACCAGAGGAGGTGGAGGGAATGATTCGTTTCCTTGCCGGACAGATCTTGCAGGTAAAGGAGGATCTCAAAATTTTGCGCAGCCAACAGAGTGAACTCCTGCCAGCTTCAGAACCTGATATCCGCATGCGATGTGTCTACATCGAGGCCGAAGTCCTGCATCGGGAAGCCGATCTGGCGGCCCTTGGTCTGGCGGTTCAGGAAATCAATATCCTGTGGCCGCAGACGGGCCGGCGTCGAGTGCAGGCGGCCAAGGTGCCACCTTCTCGGGAAATCGTGCCCGAGCCCCCGGAGCAGGTTCTCACGGGGCGCAAGCAGGCTTCCATGTCCGGCGTCCGTCCGTGGAAATCTCATTTCGGCTGA